The segment CTATGAGGTCAGCCTGGCGGCGATCGACGCGCAAACGGGCGCAACGCTCAACGAACGTTCGACCAGCCAGATCGGGGAATGACCTAAACCGGAGTGCCAAAACCGGAATGGCTGGCGACGGCGTCGTTCTACAGCCGGGTTTCCGCTCTTGGGTCCAATGCTCTGGCCGTCGGACCAGGGAAGGTCGGTTCCTTAGGAATCTCCGGAGGTATATCGGGAGGAATTTCGGGCTGCCTTTCCGGGCTTGGAACGGGATCGGGCGAAGGCGGAGGCACGCCCGGAGGCTCACCCGGCGGGGTTTCCGGCGGAGCAGGCGGCCGGGCAGGCTCGGGATTGGGATTATCCGGTATCGGCACGGGATTGTTCGGATCAGGATCAGGCACGGGACACCCCAAACGGGTTGTGGTCGACCCGGCGTAGATGCGGGCCGTTTGCAGCATATCTCCTCGTTCGCCGAGGAGGATCATCGGGATGACAACCATCATGCCGAACGATGGTTCCCTCTCCAGTGCTCAATGCCAGCGGCGGCGGGAATGGGGCAGCGCCTCCACCTTCGGCGCCTTTACCGGGCCGGCGGGCACGCTATCTACGCCGGGCATAGGCATTGCTCAGGGAATAGAAGCATGCGCGCGTTCATGATTGTCACCCTTCTTCTGGTCGCAATCACGATGGCGCTCTCGCTTGCGCACGCGTTGGAGTTGCCCGGCAAGTTGCGCCTCAAGGAGGCCACCTACAAATCCGTGCAGACGATCTACTATCCCGGTTTCACCATCGGCGGGTTTGCCGAGATCGGCGGCATCGTTGCACTCGCCATCCTGCTTTACCTCACGCCTTATCCAGGCGCTCGATTCTGGTGGACCTTGGCAGCCCTTGTCTTCCTGGTGGCGGAACATGCGGTCTATTGGCTGGTCACGCATCCCGTCAACA is part of the Mesorhizobium sp. L-2-11 genome and harbors:
- a CDS encoding DUF1772 domain-containing protein, translating into MRAFMIVTLLLVAITMALSLAHALELPGKLRLKEATYKSVQTIYYPGFTIGGFAEIGGIVALAILLYLTPYPGARFWWTLAALVFLVAEHAVYWLVTHPVNNFWVQDVAVSKPAARFFSMLRRKQSGDWTDLRDVWEASHIARAGLAMLSLISIAVAATFFAGE